The genomic stretch GAGTAAGAGTTTAACCTAGTTCCAAGAATTACGAAACCTAATGTATCACGCTTTTATCACGtatgctcagaaagtgggacaatTGTCACCACTTAGAACCACATGAAATCAAATGATATGATAACCATTTAATGCAACGAGTGTTCAGAATCAGGAAgacaaatcgataagattgcttctaatcagaacctttctgattcatgaaacttccttacttcagaaagctcatgtttcaGAGTCAACAGAAACATTCTCAGAATCTAATCTAGAATTCTGAAGACTTAAACATTCTGAAatacatcttttcattctggacataaatccataaataagttttttagaatgaaaatgaatctattttcagcaaggggttttataaagatatcatcccattgatggtctttatcaacaaattttagatgaaaaatacctttctgaacatagtcatgtaaaaagtgatgtttaatttcaatatgcttagccctagaattCAAGATAGGgttcttagataaacaaatagcagaagtattatcacagaaaataggaatgttactctcagagatctgataatcttccagctgactcttcatccagagtataTGAGTGTTGCATCCAGAAGCTGCAATATATTCAGTTTCGATTGTTGAAAGcgcaattgttgactgtctcttgctggaccatgagatcaggttatctcccagaaattgacaacttccagaagtacttttcctttctattaTGTCTCCAGCATAGTCGGCATCATAATAGCCTACTAATttgtattcacttgattttctataaaataaaccaaggttagtagtacctttcaaatacttaaagattctcttaacaataGTTAAGTGAGTTTTCTCGGATTTGATTGAAAGCGAGCACATAAGCAGACACGgaataaaatatcaggtctagaagcggTTAGATAAAGGAGAGATCCTGTCATACCTCTAAATAGCTTCTGGTTTACCTTACagcttacctcttctttctccagaatacatgtaggatgcattaGAGTCTTTGCTTGCTTACATTCTGATAGGTTAAACTTCTCcagaagttcctttgtatattttCTATGATGAATATATGTTCCTTTTGATCGTTGATCAATCTGGATTCCtagaaagaacttgagttctcccatcagactcatttcaaattttgcttgcattgacttagcaaaatccttgcacaacgaagcattagcagaaccaaaaataatatcatcaacataaatttgcacaaccataatatcattcttaaaggctttgcaaaagagagttgtatccactttccctctggtaaagttattttccaaaaggaagttacttagtctatcataccaagctctaggagcttgtttcagaccatataatgatttttttaatttaaaaacaaagtcaggattttgagagctttcaaaaccaggaggttgatgcacatatacttcttcataaatatatccatttaagaatgcactcttaacatccatctgataaagaatgatgttatgattgacAACAAACAAGATTAAAAGACGAATAGACTTTAACCGGGGAACTGGAGAAAAGGTTTATGTATAGTATATACCTTCTTACTAACTATAACCTTctgctaccagtcgagccttgtttctgacaacctctcctttctcattgagcttgtttctgaagacccatctggttccaatgacatggaaaccctttggtttctgaacaagatcccagacgtcgtTTCTGGTGAATTTATTcagttcttcttgcatagccataatccattcattatccagaagagcttcatcagtagatgtgggttctatcagagataccaaacctagaagagtctATTCAGAAGGTTTTAATGAAGATCTAGTTCTAACATAACCATTTTTATCTCTCATAATCAGTTCTTCAGAATGAGGGGTTATTGatctactcttcttctgatgagttggaCCAAAGACAACTTTTGGTTGAGTCGTATCTTCATATTCTTTAGCTTTTCCTTCTGAGTATTTTTATTCAGAATCAGTATCCTTGAATTATGAAAGATTGATCTTTAGATCTGCAAATTTCTTAACTAGatttgacttttcagggtcaagcttaccattgaatctaacatgaattgattcttcaaAAATTTATGTTTCAGTGTTAAAGATtatgtagcctttagagcattcagaatatcctaacaataaacacttttatgctttagaatcaaacttgccaagattctctttagtgttcaacataaaacattcacatccaaaagggtgaaagtaagaaatgttgggctttctgttcttccacagttcataaggagtcttacccagaataggtctgatagaactcatgttctgaatataacatgttgtgtTAACTGCTTCTGCCCATAAATGCTTAGCCATGTCAGTTTCTTGTATCATGGTGCgagccatttcttgcaaagtcatattcttcctttctacaactccattttgatgtggagttctaggacagaagaaatcatgggaaataaaatttgaatcaaaaatattttcaaatgtttcttttcaaattcgccatcatgatcacttctgactctgactattttgcagttcatttctgtttgcactagtgagcagaagGTAGAGAACATATAGTatgactcatccttgtgtttcaagaactttactcatgtccaacgactgtagtcatcaacgatgaccaatccatacttctttctATTGACAGAGGAAGTTTTCACTGGTCCAAATAAATCAATTTGCAGAAGTTCTAatggtctagaggtagaaacaatagTTTTCGCTTTGAaggatgttttagaaaacttgcctttctgacatgcttcacaaagagcatctgaagcgaacttcaggttgggtagacctctgactaatccaagcttattaagatgagaaatccttctcatgctaacatggctCAAACTTATATGTCATacccattgctcctcattaacagacattaaatattttacattttgatcctcaagatcaTAAAGTctaattttgtaaatgttgttctttctctttctgttaaaaaggattgtaccatctttctgactaacatCCTTACAAGACTTTtaattaaaaatgatatcataaccgtagtcactaagttgactaataggcaaaaggttatgcatcaaaccatcaactaaaagaacattagtaatagaaggaagtttatcgttaccaatagttccagagccaATGATATTTCCTTTCTAGTTTCCTCTTAAACCAACGAAACCTCtaggcttaagttccaaatcttggaacatagaccttcttcctgtcatgtgtcgCAGGCATCCACTGCCCAGataccatgactggtgtttcaaCTGAGTTATTAAGGATGTCTACAACATAcattattttatccttaggtacccactttctaggtcctctcttgttagttttcccagagtttcttgCAACTTTGGATCTTTTAGCAGAAGGATAATCATGGGGAATTTATGCATAatacttaggtttcagaactGAGCTCTTATCCTTTGTATATTTCCATGCAGAAATATCAAGCTCAGTGAAAGTAGGCATGAAATACACATAGAGAGGTTTTAgttttaccttctgactttcgtcAAGTTTTATAGTTTatgtacaacctaaacctttcttgCCATTTCTACTAACTTCATAGATCAAGGAAAccattttgcttctatctatgcttttagctAGAAAGTAATGGAATGATCTGTCATATCTAATGACACAATTAGTACCAGAAACTTCTGAGactatttcctcctctagttttgaaattttacttttcaaaactgagttgttactttctaaataaaatacttttttcatttagagaggaaatatctttctcaagcttACTGCGAGTTTCATAGGCaactacttggacttgtttaagcTCCTTGTATTTACTCTGATGACTCTGGTgcttttccagcatttcagaGAGACATGATTTAATATCAGAACGAGAGAGGTTAGAAAGTACCTCTTTAGAATCAGAGttggattctgattctgataataCCTTGTCTTCTGGTTCTTCAAAACCTTCAGGATCACCTGTAGTTGCCATCAATGCAACGTTAGCTTTTTCTTCTTCAGAGTCTTCTTCTTCGGATTTTGagtcatcccatgtagccatcaaCCCTTTCTTGCCTTTAGAAAAATTCTTCTTAGACCTTCTGTCCTTTTTCAGCTTAGGACAATCATTTTTGTAGTGGTctggctccttgcactcaaaCCAGATAACTTCTTTCCAGAACCTTACTTCTTCTGTCCAGACGAAGAATCAAAGCGACCAGAAATCCTTCTGGCTCTTTTGAACTTTCCTTGACCATTTTGCTTGTGTTTCTAGAGTCTATTGACTTTCTTTGAAATTAGAGAcaattcatcatcatcttctaagtcttcatcagatcctttTGATTCTTCCTAAGCTTGATAAGCTTTTGTCTTCTCAGGCTTAGACTTTAGAGCAACATATTTACCTtgcttctgaggttcatcttcctcgagcTCAATCTCATGGTTTCTTAAAGAACTAGcaagttcttcaagactaatATTGTTTAGATCATTTTCCAACTTCAAAGCAGTTACCGTAGGTTTCCATTTtttgggaagacttctgataatcttcttgacatggtcaGCTGTAAAGTGTCCTTTGTCCAGAACTTTCAGTCCTGtaacaagcatctgaaaccttgagaacatagtctcaactattttatcatcttccattttgaatgcctcgtacttctggattaaggccaaggcctttgtctcctttactttatcattcccctcatgagtcatccttagagagtcaaaaatggatttagaagaatctttgtttgttatcttctcatactcagtataagagatggcatttagcaatatagttatgaccttatgatgatttttgaaatatttcttCTGTTGATAAGTCATAGCACTTCTAGCTATAATATTTCCTTCAACATTAACTGGGTGAACATAATcatcgactacaagatcccagagatcaacattGTAACCAAGAAAGAAGTTTTttattctatctttccaataatcaaatttctcactATCAAAGATTGGTGGTTTTGCACTGTAGTGATCTCTTTCATTATTGTTAACAACGTTAGCAGCGGTCATTGCTTCTCACACAAACTGGATCGGTACTGAACACGATGAGGTGTTGATAAATCTTTTATCACAATTAGAACTAGAGCTCTAATGCCAATTAaaggtgtgaaaaacataagaaaggggggtttgaattgggttttaaaagCAAAAGTTTTTTCAAAAACAAGAACGCCACTAATAAGTTAATAACAAAtagataaaaacacaagtatttttatcctggttcgcttaAAACTCAAAGCTTCTTCATcccacccgccaaggtgatttttccttatacacaaggacttaatccactataattaatagattacaataatcataaagaataaccttttttgtcttctcaaggatccaactataccctagtctccttaaggactcacaaagaacaaccttctttgtcttctcaaggataacctcctcaaggaatcaaacaaatagtttgaataatattttgagtgttacaagttgcttctatacaagcagattttatataaatgataaaaaaaacacttaaagaaaaactgcGTACATAAAAATGATGGTTTTTCACAAATAAACagacttgtcaaaatattgtaTCACCGACGTTTTtttcaagtctccaagtctcacttatatagcaaAGAAGAAGATCGTTGGAGGGAAAAAAGGGAAAAGCTCATAGAGCGGTTGCCCACTGTTGGATGGGAGAGGAGTGATACTGCATACTGTCCTTCGCCCATAAAATaagtgacaggtgtgatgtatcgtactgtccttgcccatgaaatttggtagtggaaaggatattcgatttgtactatgtactatttgatcatgttcccATTTTATCTTATCTTCATATTCATGAACTTCTGATAAAAGTTGATGAAACATAAAATGAAGAAATATaaagctggattcagaaacttcagaatctttggtcagaaTCTTGACAACTTCAATAGTCTAccttgagatcttcagtatcttcagagtcttcaaaatcttcagtcaaaaccttgataacttcaatcgtctgacttgagatcttcagaatcttcagctacataacacaacttcagaagcttgccattcttcagaagttttgtgatcagagtcacgtccaaaAGCATGAACTAGGAGAATATTGCATCAGcaacatagtgtctcctcagaAGTTTCTCATGAGTGAATCAGCATAGAAGCATAAAGATCATTGTGGCAGCAATATTtaacatctttcagaacttctaatagtTGGCGCAGAAGCGAATTTGGAACACATTATTCAGAAAttgatgacgttgcacgtcatatatTCAGAATTAGAACAGACTATTAAAGatacacaataacaaaccattagggtgCCAAAGTTGTTttcacacaaatacaacattgttattATCAAAACTCAAGATATAGATACAGAACCAATTCTTGTTCTAACAGTTAACACTATTACAAGTTCTAACATGGTGGGAACATGAAGTCTTGATCATGATGTCGCTTAACATGGCTTGGCATGGGATTTGGTATAAGGGAAACTTGGAACGGAATTAAACATGAAGATTGAAGATTTAGGGCCACAAATAGGAAATCTTGAGGATGAAGGAAAAGATAGGATTTAGTGtgactttggtcaactatttTATCAAAAGTCAATAGTTGACAAATAGTCAACCTTAGGACAAAATTTGATCTTCTATGTAATTTGCAAGTATGACCTTTGTAATGTACTTGGTGTTTGAAATGAAACTTGGCCTTGAATATACTTTGTAACTACTTTCTTACGAAATGTACTTTCCCTCCATTTCCTAATTTTGAATTTTGAACTTTTGAATCTCTTGAAATTTTGAATGGTAATGCCTTAATCAAGATAACAATATCCATCCATACCAACATGTAAGAATTCTTATAGAAAATTGGTCAACAAAAAGTCAACCTTCCATGGTTGACTTTGTACCAACAAGTCAAACTTGTCCAAAGGGCTTTCAACCTCATAATCAAAGTGCCTTGACCAAAAGTTAGGGATTCCAAAGACTTAAGCTAAGGAAAGTGACTATCCAAAGTTTAATGTGTTCAAAAAAATCAAGTGTAGCATAAAGATCCCACAAACTTGCTTCATAAGTATATACCTTAGGAACCCTAGTCCACGAAGATTGATGACACCTTTGGCACAATTCATTGTCTTGCAAGATAAATAATAAGAAACTTTTGAATCAATGATGCTACTTGTAAAATGCAAGTGTAGATGAATAATTTTATAATAGATGATTAGGACAAGAGTATGCATATGAATCATGAGCCATAGGTCAGATGAAATGATAATATATAGGACAAATTTTGGAGTATGACAACTTGTTTAGTAAATAAGAAACATAAGTCGACTGCATACATCCTTTTGAAATAAGGACAAATGATAATTTTGAAAATCGTTGCCTCCTAGATTTTTTTAACCTATGAATTGGTTTGAAGAGCTTACAAACTTGATTAGGTGGATTAGATTATTTTGAATAGCAGTATTGCACTTGAAGTCTTTCAAGTAAGAGGGGGGATTTATAGGTTAGATAAACCATCTAAGGATTGTTCAATAAGGGAGTTAATGCTACTTGCATTAATATCTATAATCTATTATATATAAAATAGACTTTCAATCTATTCTATCGACAACTTATAACCATTTTTGCCACATCATTAATATTCCTATTAATATTCCTATGTCTCATTCTATATTACATTGCTATTGCTCTATAATTGACTTAATTGcccaaaaatcaaatgaattaatCAAAGCGTTTGAATCATGGAGAAAATGTTGTTAGTATAAGGTAAAGGGTCCATTAGCAAAATTAGAGATCTCACTAGGAGAGATTCATTTAAACCAATAAGAAAATGAATGGTGAAAACCAATTCATGTTGAATGTGAGCATTGCTCATTAACATTTATGAGAACATTTGCAAACTAGAATTGGAAGATAAGATTCAAAGTTCTCTTCAAAGTACCTTTAAATAATAAAAACACTTAAACAGATTGAGAATCCTGCTTAAGACTAGATTTTCATCTGCAATTCTGAAAATGTTCCTTCAATTCATTCCAATCTTTTTTGTAACTTGGATCAAAATTAGTTAGAACTAGAATTGTTTCATCAACCCAATCAAATTTGTTTTTAGCACCAGTGTCGATCGATCGTGCCCAACAGAAGCTAACTTACAATATATAAAATCAGTAAAGCCTAACTAACTTTGTTATTGGCTAACAAACTCTAACTATCTAACAAATTGAAATAAAACTTCTAACTAACTCTTAATGTATGATCAAGTGCAGCCAGCTAATCATGTACTCATATGCTTCGGTTACTTGATCACCAAGGCAATGATAATTTTGTCAGTTAGTTTGTTCAAGTGCATCAGTGAGACTTTCCTGGTATTGAGGATCATGTTGAGTATCGTTTTATCAACGAAATTTGTGATCATCCCATGAGATATTCTTTTTCAGacaaattttttataaattttatataCCAATGAATACATTATTAACCATTTACGACTCGAACACAACTATCACATACACTAGGGCCAGCTGGAGGAGCAAGATTTTTTGGCTTCATCTTCTTCAAGATTGGTAGATTAATTTCCAGCACATGATATGGTAAGTTTTATTAATTTCTTTTGGTTTATAGATAAAACAACATTTATGATCATCTATGAAACATCCTTTTTCAAGCAAAAGTTTTATAAAATTCGTAGACCATTCATTATCTTGTTAACCATACACGAGTCGACCACACCGATCACATGGACTAGGCCCAGCTAGAGGAACAGCATCTTTTGGCTTCGTCTTCTTCAACAATGGTAGATCTATTTCCAGCACCTCAGCCAAGGCCTTAGAACCTTGTTGAATCTCATCCGCGCTGCAAAGATCACTTCATGTCAAAACAAATTCTAGAACAACGTATTACAGACTTCGTCTTAGACGTAGTTATAATTGTTCGCATCACTTTCTTACCTTATGCAGAGTGGGGGAGTGAAGCGAATAATTGTGTCGTGTGTTGACTTGGCGAGAACTCCTCTTTCTTTCAATTTTTCGCTTAACTCAAAGCCTGACACGGGAGACAAGCTTTCGCTGTTAAGCTCCACTCCAATAAACAAACCTCTTCCCCGCACCTCCTTTACGTGCTCCGGGTGTTTCTTCTGAATCTTATGCAGCAAACCGAGAAGCTCGCCTCCCAATTTGGTAGATCTGTCCGATGGTAAGAAATCAATTGCATACTTTAAACATCAATATCTCAAAGAGAACGGTTCAAACTTCGAAGACATCGATTGGAGTCGGTATATATGTTGACAGTAAAAGATTTTGCAATGGATATTGATACCTCTCGGTAAGTCTCTCTTCTTTGATCACTTCAAGCGCGGCAATGGCAACTGCACTAGCCAATGGATTTCCTCCAAAAGTACTGCGAACAAATTTCATTATTAGTATACCTTTTTGAAACCTTTCACATATTCAAATCAACTGGAACAAAACTAACACGAAAAAATCACACATAACCCGAACAAAACAAACTATGTATTATAAGATTTCAGGTTCCAACAGAACCTTATAAGTTTGACGGCTATTGACAagaaaatattaaataaaataagtaCTTAAAATGATTATAATGAAATTAAACCTTCCATGCTGTCCAGGTTTAATACAAAGCATAACATCTTTGTCGGCAAGAACTGCACTAACTGGTAGAATTCCTCCACCTAATGCTTTCCCTAGAATCTGAGTCAAAAGACGGTTTAAAAAATTAGTTGTTAGTGGCGCTCAAAAGGAAACATAACCTCAGAAAAGGGTTGCAAACACAGGACTATTTCTTGCCATGTATTTTCAACTTCAAGTTGAAGACCGTGATTCATTATTAAAAAGACGCTCAATCAATCTGCTATGAGTCGCAACGCATTTTTTTAACAGTGTCATGACAAGATGATGTTTTTAGCGAAGTACTGTGAATGAATAAAGAGAAATATAGACTTAACAACAAGTAAAGGTGGTTACTAACCACTACATCTGGACGAACATCTTCCCAGTCACAAGCCAGCATTTTCCCTGTTCTTGCCAATCCAGTTTGTATTTCATCGGCGATCATCAACACGTTGTATTTGGAGCAAAGATCTCTAACAGCTTTCAAATAGCCATCTGGGGGAATTACCACCTTCAAACAAATAAAGCATTTCAGAGGAATGTGAAGAAGTAAAAAAAGATTTCATATTTTCCATAACATTATACAGTAATATTCAACAGACAAATAAAAAACCAGTTTGACAGATGAATTAGATGACATTAGGAAAGAAAGCCGGTGGAAGATGGACTATCAAGAAGAAACCAAAAACACCCAAACTAGATGAAAATGTAAATTCACTAGGACTGTATAAGTCAACAGGACATGTCACAATGCACATTCTCGTAAGCAAACTATTATACTGCACGAATGGATCAAAACATACAACGGAAGGTAAGTAGCACCGACACCTCTGAAAAAAGGCGTGTCCATGTCGGTGTCAGACACATGCGCCGACATTTGTAATTAAGTTTAATTTATTCAGTTTTTAAAATTATTATCTGTGTTGCCGTGTCAATGTCGGGTCGTATTTGGGATGTCCGTGCTTCATAGAACGGAAGTAACACTAAAATTCACATGGTCAGTGAATACATAAAAAACAAGTGACAAGttttcaaaacaaaacaagttcaACATGTTCTATGCGGTAAATCACACAAAGGAACATATTGAGCGTTCGGGCTAATCAAATATGTATTCTCACAAAACATACCCCAGCTTCCCCTTGGATAGGTTCTAAAATAAAAGCCGCTACGCGGTCTCCTTTTTCTGCAGTTCATCAGGGAGAAAATCCAATTAATAAATATCAACAATATGTCATGCTAAGCAAAAGATACAGATAACAAATGAAGCGACTGCATAGAAAAATTCCGAACCTTTGAAAATTCGTTCAATGGCTTCTGCATCACCAAAATCAACTTTAAGATGGCCTGGCATTAAAGGACCAAAACCGCGGGTAGCTTCGTTGTCACAACTCATAGATATGACACCCAAGGTTCGACCATTGAAGCAGCCACAGCATGATACAATAAGAGCCTGAAATGAGGTCACAGTTAGCTTAAAAAAATCACATGTTTGCGTATAAGATATTTCAAAACAACGAATAACAATAATGACCGAATCAATATCAGTGGTCCAAGATATGACAATTATTATTAGTATACATGAATCTCATAGTGATACCTCATCGTTGGGAATCTTTTTCTTTTCATAACCCCACTTTCTTGCTAACTTCAAAGCTGTTTCCACACCTTCAGCACCAGTATTCATAGGAAGTACCATATCATAACCAAACAAGGCTGTCAAATACTCAGCAAAGACGGGAAACCGATCATTATAGAACGCGCGAGAGCTCACCGTAAGCCTATCCGCCTGATCGTGTAAGGCTTTCAGAATTTTAGGATGACAGTGTCCCTAAGACAAAAATGAGTCATTTCTAATTACAATCAAATTCCCAATTTCATTAATTTCAGAACCattacaaataaataaaaaatcacCAAGATCCATTCAAATTGTACCTGATTAACCGCAGAATATCCAGATAGAAAATCAATATATTTGTTTCCCTCTGGATCCCAGACAGATGACCCCTTTGCATGAGCAAAAACAATGGGAAGTGGATGGTAACTGCAAATCAAACAGACAACATCACCTTAAACAATCGATTAAACTCACTAACAATCTACAGAAATGAAAAGAGAGTGTGTTTGGGAAAAGAAGAAAAGAAACGTACTTGTGGGCACTGTGCTGGTGTTCTTTGTCGATGATTGTTTGTGAAGAGGAAGAAGCATTGGATTGCGTGGCGACAGCGAAAGTTCTAGTACCTCTACAAACTCTTCGCATCAAACATTGAACTTGTCGTGTGGCAGCCATGGATGAGAGTTTGAGATGTTTCAATTGTATGAAATTGTTTACGTTGTCTTGTTGATTGGTCTGACTGACGTAAATAAAAGTTGCAGATATATATTAAcatataaataataaataatgtTATCTGCTTTTTTTAAGTGAATTTTTTATTCAGATAACCATCTTTATGGTTTATTTCCATAATACTCATATTTCTCTTATATTTTGCTATCTATTCATGTTATacataaacaaaaacaaaaaatctATCCAATTGGCACAGGTTTCAACTAATTAGAAGTATGGGTGTTCATGTTCATGAAGTGAACCGAATTCAATTCAACTGCAATAATCACATTAATAGAGATGCAGTTAATTATTAAAACGGATTTAATTCAgtttaaaattaatttaaaacTAATTTGTATTTATAAACTAACTTATAATTATAAACCAAATTTATATTGTTAATCTATAAAAGCTCTTTTTTTAAATTTCATAATTAGAAAGTATTTTCTGAAAATtcatttcaaaaaaaattctatattCGAAAAAACAATTATATTCAGAAAAAAATTTACAAAaacttttattttttatttttttgaaataaaaaacatttttttcataaaaaaatttTTGTGAAATATATATATTGgatttttttatttttggaaaaaatattattctttatttttcagaataaaaataattttatatatttagaaaaaaaatttaaaagaaattatattttttatttttagggaaaaaaattatttaaaaggaatttaattttaaaaacttatttttattttttctaaaaaaaaattattattatttttggaaaaaatgtttttttttaaaacaattattttttatatttttcagaataaaaaattattttattattttctaaaaaaaatttGTTTTAACTCTCGATTGTTTTCCTTTTCATTCTTATGAGAAATTATTTTATATAATTAAATCAGTTTATAAAATAAAACTGATTTTAAACCGATTTTAAATTGAATTAAATTTGTTTAAATACATTAACCATTTAAGTAATTCAATTTTTATATGGTGCAATGCAATTCAGTTTGGTTAACTATATTTTTGCACACCTCTAATTAAAAGCACACCCTATTGTTGATGCATATGGAATGgtattcatgtgatccctttcttccttagtctaaggggattgtgttttttatagacacatgtcatgttgcatatgtatgaatccttGCTTGGAAAGAGACATCttttccaatgagtaatatgcCATCTACATATAATATCAGAAAGACGAccatgctcccactaaccttcttatagacacaaggttcatcttcattttttatgaatccatattgttttactgtgtcatcaaaacaaagattcca from Lathyrus oleraceus cultivar Zhongwan6 chromosome 7, CAAS_Psat_ZW6_1.0, whole genome shotgun sequence encodes the following:
- the LOC127100529 gene encoding ornithine aminotransferase, mitochondrial, which produces MAATRQVQCLMRRVCRGTRTFAVATQSNASSSSQTIIDKEHQHSAHNYHPLPIVFAHAKGSSVWDPEGNKYIDFLSGYSAVNQGHCHPKILKALHDQADRLTVSSRAFYNDRFPVFAEYLTALFGYDMVLPMNTGAEGVETALKLARKWGYEKKKIPNDEALIVSCCGCFNGRTLGVISMSCDNEATRGFGPLMPGHLKVDFGDAEAIERIFKEKGDRVAAFILEPIQGEAGVVIPPDGYLKAVRDLCSKYNVLMIADEIQTGLARTGKMLACDWEDVRPDVVILGKALGGGILPVSAVLADKDVMLCIKPGQHGSTFGGNPLASAVAIAALEVIKEERLTERSTKLGGELLGLLHKIQKKHPEHVKEVRGRGLFIGVELNSESLSPVSGFELSEKLKERGVLAKSTHDTIIRFTPPLCISADEIQQGSKALAEVLEIDLPLLKKTKPKDAVPLAGPSPCDRCGRLVYG